Proteins found in one Colletes latitarsis isolate SP2378_abdomen chromosome 8, iyColLati1, whole genome shotgun sequence genomic segment:
- the Dom gene encoding domino helicase isoform X6, translating to MSDKQTAPTLPPLNGGGGNNGGNNGGAPQQTVSLQQVLATAQGLNVLTTSAGQQFVITSQVPGLTQVIPSNATTNANIQQVGVTRIVNITGTPPRASPVGVAGASNSPLASPSRQNSPKVVLATSPKLVRTSIGSMFVTPTSQASMQSPPAKKRLKLTDSTEKPTACADDTMSYRRRIMEHKLKRMRVIREKYAENASELFFLHAGGNMMDFQTWRKRPPTPQYLHFLRQHRLDPEDDDEDLTVPLPVISEIPLIPTVTTSVSTIVPVSQCTEVKISGMNVTPVAVSTTLPAAVAQLNQQGHVPGRPQGGRHGMVFAFRAAIQSSPVTVHPPPTSTLAPTLIIGSAPIVPGSPKPITTIAASSVADKVSSIATTVTTTTTTATTTTVAIIPTAPLTATTTTTTAKPSASPTAATPAQPVVKLVKLPASNAAISCDITNNQEQIVEKAKQEAYVMQRIAELQREGLWSERRLPKVQEPPRTKAHWDYLLEEMVWLAADFAQERKWKKAAAKKCARMVQKYFQEKAIQAQKAEKSQELRLKKIASFIAKEIKTFWTNVEKLVEYKQQTRLEEKRKQALDQHLNFIVGQTEKYSTWLTEGLNKPDGSQSIPASINSSRISSPIPPSKSHSDEDFQPNQSSDDDEETIAKAEEELKSVTNHKEEVELLKKESEIPLEDLLKDLPPNYLENRSKSLSPAPKETATEENEKTTDGDTDFVAASDESSDEEETIMEQEKLEENADYKQELDDLKAENEMSIDDLMAKYGNIPDVPMDVDQEGPGQESDKESVKEDCQENDEESTSNESESEESDNEIGEEESQTQSDNEAGVGLKSLLEDISMEKSSADKTANMDHSEAHNEMDNVAALAESIQPKGNTLLTTSVVTKIPFLLKHLLREYQHIGLDWLVTMYERKLNGILADEMGLGKTIQTIALLAHLACEKGNWGPHLVIVPTSVMLNWEMECKKWCPGFKILTYYGTQKERKQKRTGWTKPNAFHICITSYKLVIQDHQSFRRKKWKYLILDEAQNIKNFKSQRWQLLLNFQTQRRLLLTGTPLQNNLMELWSLMHFLMPNVFQSHREFKEWFSNPVTGMIEGNSEYNENIIRRLHKVLRPFLLRRLKTEVEKQLPKKYEHVIMCRLSKRQRYLYDDFMSRAKTKETLASGNLLSVINVLMQLRKVCNHPNLFEVRPTVSPFQMEAIEFVTASLIWDALDYNPFKHIDLCSINLLLCDLEFTLTAFAAHRVRRLQTPRKLIEEIDSQPDPPPRCPSGKIKINIRLSNQVKPSTMPQQTQTKLKNFAGILPTPRVGTSPLIKTINNQATTGQGVTLRVASGQQLQGYSVQLVQHQGSVKVSFPVMTPSGQRLTVLSKSLMGLSTSATAVNKVVGGVVTTTSGASGRPVMRVPPLNVTASQVQSSAGNGQSPQQPIRCGIVTRHAQKESEKAQMKERPKSEFYLPQLEEERRQRRQAKLRLLAKINERRCAACPLYGEDLFMALRIGKPSTACRWHNGWVHCSTAKENVRTRRQFFSRTEALAEAINSTEQIVEELKEVFERFVVHVPAVCAPTPRFHVSHPPPHKLFGQRRMQMELQRQISPKFALFHPVTSAMMTQFPDPRLIQYDCGKLQSLDRLLRKLKSENHRVLIFTQMTRMLDVLEAFLNFHGHIYLRLDGTTRVDQRQVLMERFNGDKRIFCFILSTRSGGVGVNLTGADTVIFYDSDWNPTMDAQAQDRCHRIGQTRDVHIYRLVSEKTVEENILKKANQKRLLGDLAIEGGNFTTAYFKSSTIQDLFNVDQTESDATTRMAEVLEQNRDREKFLQKDGQGSSQSVEDKVAMGALESALAAAEEDLDVQAAKTAKAEAVADLAEFDENIPLDEADKDDTQVSKAELEVQNLVSQLTPIERYAMKFVEESEGAFSAAQLAAAERELEEQKKEWELDRLRALREEEERQMRLVDDDEKPLTFGREDAQNQVNSASNSKKLVSKRLPPNRRRRRSRRNNSKSAQESDSESETTTESESESQEDVVEDSLDEESSHTESQSQGGEDEEEEEEEEEEEEEEEEEANDQKNSERGGYRKRKNRSNKSFSQNHFDLNSPRTRSRGNVKINLWTLDVSPILPGIKPKCRGRASNLRKQRELEMRMKAGETFVLPLPPTSSPKKSSNVNTSAKTDEETTSAIKGSIENVENCKVVANHCGVTVSSSKGKLRKSTEAKDDFNSVIRLDCLDSEACFRSDDSASSSSEQRKTSESSETDMNIDSVPLRDRIDVPSVCIARSVHKPTAHCNDLENDAPRNSENTENLDVSFVSQNRGSCSPAAETGTLKMISDSELTEEINVSEHSLTASLKSEKIVERAEEFKRKSNDTDHLNTTLEKNKCLKEERSEDRTVEKNVSDDEGSAISNSETSSPVETNANVEQPLTSKEHSDDSVANSRAKNESANGNVCISVIETSSSQEVGSKDNKCDKSGEDERKVRLGSSTRSNDNKSPPPSADCYDSCDSADSDLNVEDKIKFRKPDTGLYGVTTRSGRIIAADNSESKDTDTQVSFSERKHHQGSDVPSLSSARKELSKVSAIKRPDTPRPSMEQGRITRSSAGRSFTPPPSNSPTKSCYRKRPDTPFPECFKSSPRPVTRSSTTTTVNSPVRNEEQSAVSSYEKPTTRSSKSLDNGFVNPALPFRRSSSIPPMKPVSDAKDPGSLAVTRSKRVSESSSVNVSASKRRPDTPVPTFEQMSRVTRSGLSFTVNSGKSSSNHVTPSRGVKQARKSDSSCDSKTQESSLSATNTDSNGNAVASEEITKPDNSSFVETNEKPQRTAKVVAILTLDTRNNLAKASGSVYGKSSNCNDAKNAKKSGTDSNSTAPDSPGKNCLLRISDVTSNCKLDGWCGSGVDAGSRDHRVATGVLSNVESTYTNSGKTGKASTAVNKSAASFNSKLKTDKVPLPVQSTVIALVDLDNDPNYDSSDGSKRLRRKIKRTRLTQAQVVDTLDDEEEQIPPSKRSVRSQLPPPPPPPPPSSQTAAQLEKISSGTVS from the exons ATGAGTGATAAGCAGACTGCACCTACTTTGCCGCCCCTTAACGGGGGTGGAGGAAACAATGGGGGAAACAATGGAGGTGCACCACAACAAACTGTTAGTTTACAGCAAGTTCTTGCAACTGCTCAAGGACTTAATGTTCTTACTACTAGTGCTGGACAGCAGTTTGTTATTACTTCGCAGGTTCCTGGCCTTACACAG GTCATACCAAGCAATGCAACAACAAATGCAAATATTCAACAAGTTGGTGTTACGAGAATCGTTAATATCACTGGCACGCCCCCACGTGCAAGTCCTGTGGGAGTCGCGGGTGCAAGTAATTCACCTCTTGCATCTCCCTCCCGCCAGAATTCGCCAAAAGTGGTTTTAGCAACATCGCCGAAACTTGTTCGGACTTCTATCGGGAGCATGTTTGTCACACCAACATCTCAAGCCTCTATGCAATCACCACCCGCGAAGAAAAGGTTGAAATTAACCGATTCCACTGAAAAACCGACTGCTTGTGCTGACGATACGATGAGCTATAGAAGAAGAATTATGGAACATAAATTGAAAAGAATGCGTGTGATAAGAGAGAAATATGCTGAAAATGCATCAGAGTTATTCTTTCTTCATGCTGGAGGCAATATGATGGATTTTCAAACCTGGAGGAAGAGACCACCGACGCCTCAATATCTGCATTTTTTACGTCAACATAGATTAGATCCGGAAGATGATGATGAGGATTTAACAGTGCCACTGCCAGTGATATCAGAAATTCCACTAATACCTACTGTAACAACATCTGTTTCCACGATAGTTCCTGTGAGTCAGTGTACAGAAGTAAAAATCTCGGGTATGAACGTTACACCAGTTGCAGTATCCACAACATTGCCTGCTGCAGTAGCTCAACTTAATCAACAAG GACACGTACCAGGTAGGCCTCAAGGGGGCCGCCATGgcatggtatttgccttcagagCAGCAATTCAATCTTCACCAGTCACCGTTCACCCTCCACCTACTTCTACTCTAGCACCTACGCTCATTATAG GTAGTGCACCAATAGTTCCAGGTTCGCCAAAGCCTATAACAACAATAGCAGCAAGTAGTGTAGCAGATAAGGTTTCTTCAATAGCTACGACTGTTACGACAACAACAACTACTGCTACTACTACTACTGTAGCAATTATTCCTACTGCTCCTCTAACTGCAACTACTACCACTACCACAGCAAAACCATCAGCTTCGCCAACCGCTGCTACTCCTGCTCAGCCTGTTGTAAAACTTGTTAAGTTACCTGCCTCTAATGCGGCTATATCATGTGATATCACGAATAACCAAGAACAAATTGTAGAAAAGGCAAAACAG GAAGCATATGTTATGCAGAGGATTGCCGAGTTGCAACGTGAAGGATTATGGTCGGAAAGAAGATTACCTAAAGTACAGGAACCACCTCGTACAAAGGCGCATTGGGATTATTTATTAGAAGAGATGGTTTGGTTAGCCGCCGACTTTGCTCAAGAACGAAAGTGGAAGAAAGCTGCCGCAAAAAAATGTGCGCGCATGGTACAGAAATATTTCCAAGAAAAAGCAATTCAAGCACAAAAAGCTGAGAAATCACAGGAATTAAGGCTAAAGAAGATTGCTAGCTTTATTGCAAAAGAAATCAAAACGTTTTGGACTAATGTCGAAAAG TTGGTGGAATATAAGCAACAAACGAGGctcgaagaaaaaagaaaacaggCATTAGATcaacatttaaattttattgttgGGCAAACGGAGAAATATTCGACATGGTTGACAGAAGGACTTAATAAACCTGATGGTTCTCAAAGTATACCAGCCTCTATCAACAGTTCACGAATATCTTCGCCGATTCCTCCTAGCAAATCTCATTCTGACG AGGATTTTCAACCAAACCAAAGTTCAGACGATGATGAAGAAACTATAGCTAAAGCAGAAGAGGAATTAAAGTCTGTAACAAATCATAAAGAAGAAGTTGAGTTGTTAAAGAAAGAATCGGAAATACCATTAGAAGATCTTTTGAAAGATTTGCCACCTAACTACTTAGAAAATAGGAGTAAAAGCTTATCGCCTGCGCCAAAAGAAACTGCAACGGAA GAAAATGAAAAGACGACAGATGGAGATACAGATTTTGTTGCGGCATCGGACGAATCCTCGGATGAAGAAGAAACTATCATGGAACAAGAAAAATTGGAAGAAAATGCAGACTATAAACAAGAATTGGATGATCTTAAA GCTGAAAATGAAATGTCTATTGACGATCTTATGGCCAAATATGGCAATATTCCGGACGTTCCAATGGATGTTGATCAGGAAGGTCCTGGTCAAG AGTCGGATAAAGAAAGTGTGAAAGAAGACTGTCAAGAGAATGACGAAGAATCTACCAGTAACGAAAGTGAAAGTGAAGAAAGTGATAATGAAATCGGAGAAGAAGAATCTCAAACGCAGAGCGATAATGAAGCCGGTGTTGGGCTAAAATCTCTCCTAGAAGATATATCTATGGAGAAATCTTCAGCTGACAAG ACTGCAAACATGGATCACTCGGAAGCTCACAATGAAATGGATAACGTAGCGGCATTGGCAGAGAGCATTCAACCTAAGGGAAATACTTTACTTACCACCAGC GTTGTTACGAAAATACCATTTCTATTGAAACATCTTCTCCGAGAATATCAACACATAGGATTAGATTGGCTTGTTACAATGTACGAAAGGAAATTGAATGGCATTTTGGCCGATGAAATGGGTTTGGGTAAAACCATTCAAACGATTGCCTTGCTCGCACATTTGGCGTGCGAGAAAGGTAATTGGGGTCCACACCTTGTAATAGTACCGACGTCTGTAATGCTTAATTGGGAAATGGAATGTAAAAAATGGTGCCCTGGTTTTAAGATTTTGACTTATTATGGAACacaaaaagaaagaaagcaAAAAAGGACAG GTTGGACAAAACCTAATGCTTTTCACATATGTATAACATCGTATAAATTAGTTATACAGGATCATCAAAGTTTTAGAAGAAAAAAGTGGAAATATCTAATATTGGATGAAgctcaaaatattaaaaattttaaatcccaGAGATGGCAATTATTACTGAATTTTCAAACTCAGag GCGATTATTGCTTACTGGTACACCTCTCCAGAATAATTTGATGGAGCTCTGGTCTTTGATGCATTTTTTAATGCCAAATGTATTTCAATCGCATAGAGAATTTAAAGAATGGTTTAGTAACCCCGTTACAGGAATGATAgaaggaaacagcgaatacaatgaaaatattattcgtcGTCTGCATAAG GTTTTACGGCCTTTTTTGTTACGAAGATTGAAAACGGAAGTAGAAAAACAATTGCCCAAAAAATACGAGCACGTTATTATGTGCCGCTTGTCAAAACGACAACGATATCTGTACGATGATTTTATGTCTAGAGCAAA AACAAAGGAGACTTTGGCTAGCGGTAATCTACTGAGCGTCATTAATGTATTAATGCAATTGCGGAAAGTGTGTAATCACCCGAACTTGTTTGAAGTGAGACCTACAGTGTCGCCATTTCAAATGGAAGCTATTGAATTTGTTACAGCCTCTTTAATATGGGATGCTCTTGATTACAATCCATTTAAG CATATCGATTTATGTAGTATTAATCTTTTACTATGCGATTTGGAGTTTACCCTTACTGCATTTGCGGCACATAGAGTAAGACGATTGCAGACGCCGCGAAAGCTTATAGAAGAAATAGATAGTCAGCCGGATCCACCCCCCAGATGCCcatctggaaaaattaaaatcaacattaGATTGTCTAATCAAGTTAAACCATCAACTATGCCTCAACAGACTCAAACAAAGTTAAAGAATTTTGCTGGTATATTGCCTACACCAAGAGTTGGAACATCCCCcttaataaaaacaataaataatCAAGCCACAACAGGACAAG GTGTCACTTTGAGAGTAGCAAGTGGTCAACAATTACAAGGATATTCCGTACAATTAGTACAACATCAGGGTAGCGTCAAAG TTTCGTTTCCAGTAATGACACCGAGTGGACAACGTTTAACGGTTTTATCTAAATCTTTGATGGGCTTGTCTACCTCGGCAACTGCAGTAAATAAAGTTGTAGGGGGTGTAGTGACAACAACAAGCGGAGCAAGTGGAAGACCTGTAATGAGGGTGCCGCCGTTGAACGTAACCGCTTCTCAAGTGCAATCTTCTGCTGGCAATGGACAATCGCCACAACAACCGATTCGTTGTGGTATTGTTACCAGACATGCACAAAAAGAATCTGAAAAGGCACAAATGAAAGAACGTCCGAAGTCCGAATTTTATTTG CCACAATTGGAAGAAGAGCGGAGACAGAGAAGACAAGCCAAACTTCGTCTTCTTGCAAAAATTAATGAAAGAAGATGCGCGGCATGTCCTCTCTATGGCGAAGATTTGTTTATGGCATTGCGAATTGGGAAACCGTCTACGGCATGTCGATGGCATAATGGTTGGGTACATTGTAGTACTGCTAAAGAGAATGTGCGTACGCGAaggcaatttttttctcgtacagAAGCGCTTGCGGAGGCGATAAACAGTACAGAACAAATCGTCGAAGAACTTAAAGAAGTGTTTGAAAG GTTTGTTGTTCATGTTCCTGCTGTGTGTGCACCCACGCCGCGTTTTCATGTTTCTCATCCACCTCCCCATAAATTATTTGGTCAACGACGTATGCAAATGGAATTGCAACGTCAAATATCGCCGAAATTTGCATTGTTTCATCCAGTAACTAGTGCAATGATGACTCAGTTCCCAGATCCCAGATTAATACAGTACGACTGTGGGAAACTGCAATCTTTGGATCGACTTCTCAGGAAACTCAAATCCGAGAATCATAGAGTTTTAATTTTTACACAAATGACAAGAATGTTGGATGTATTGGAAGCTTTTCTTAATTTTCATGGCCATATATATTTGCGTTTAGATGGTACTACCAGGGTAGATCAACGACAG GTTTTGATGGAGAGATTTAACGGGGACAAACGgatattttgtttcattttatcGACGAGATCCGGAGGTGTGGGTGTAAATCTTACAGGAGCTGATACCGTTATATTTTATGACAGTGATTGGAATCCTACGATGGATGCCCAAGCGCAAGATAGGTGTCATAGAATAGGTCAAACACGGGATGTACATATCTACAG ATTAGTAAGCGAAAAGACCGTGGAAGAAAATATTCTGAAGAAGGCCAATCAAAAACGACTGCTCGGTGATTTAGCTATCGAGGGTGGTAACTTCACGACTGCTTATTTCAAGAGC TCCACGATTCAAGATCTTTTTAATGTCGACCAAACGGAGAGCGATGCAACAACACGAATGGCTGAAGTATTGGAGCAAAATCGAGATCGAGAGAAATTCCTGCAGAAGGACGGTCAAGGATCGTCTCAAAGCGTGGAGGATAAAGTGGCGATGGGTGCACTTGAAAGTGCTCTTGCTGCCGCTGAAGAGGACCTCGATGTCCAAGCTGCGAAAACTGCTAAAGCGGAGGCTGTTGCCGATTTGGCAGAATTCGACGAGAATATACCTTTAGACGAAGCGGATAAAGATGACACGCAAGTTAGCAAGGCTGAGCTTGAAGTACAAAATTTGGTATCTCAG CTCACGCCTATCGAACGTTACGCGATGAAGTTTGTCGAGGAGTCGGAAGGTGCATTCTCAGCGGCGCAGCTCGCTGCAGCGGAACGCGAGCTGGAGGAACAGAAGAAAGAGTGGGAACTCGATCGGTTGCGAGCGTTACGCGAGGAGGAAGAGAGGCAAATGCGGTTGGTCGACGACGATGAGAAACCGTTGACGTTCGGACGCGAGGACGCGCAGAATCAGGTTAATAGTGCTAGTAATTCTAAGAAATTAGTCAGTAAGAGACTCCCGCCGAATAGAAGGAGGAGGAGGTCGCGTAGGAATAATAGTAAAAGTGCTCAGGAGTCGGATAGTGAATCCGAGACTACCACAGAGTCGGAATCAGAGTCTCAAGAAGATGTTGTGGAAGACAGTCTCGACGAGGAATCGAGTCACACCGAAAGTCAGAGTCAAGGCGGCGAAGACGAggaggaagaagaggaggaggaagaggaggaagaggaggaggaggaggaggcgaACGATCAAAAGAATTCCGAGCGCGGGGGTTACCGGAAGCGTAAAAATCGTTCGAACAAATCGTTCAGTCAGAACCACTTTGATCTCAACAGTCCAAGAACAAGATCCAGGGGCAACGTGAAAATAAATCTGTGGACGTTGGACGTGAGTCCAATTTTACCCGGTATAAAACCCAAGTGTCGAGGCAGAGCCAGCAATTTGCGGAAGCAACGGGAGCTCGAGATGAGAATGAAAGCGGGGGAAACTTtcgttttgcctttaccgcccaCCTCGAGTCCTAAGAAGTCGAGCAACGTGAATACGTCGGCGAAGACGGACGAAGAAACCACGTCTGCCATCAAAGGCTCGATCGAGAACGTTGAAAATTGTAAAGTGGTCGCGAATCATTGCGGCGTGACAGTGTCTTCGTCGAAAGGGAAACTTCGGAAGAGCACGGAGGCAAAAGACGATTTTAATTCTGTTATACGTTTAGATTGTTTAGACTCGGAAGCGTGTTTTCGATCGGACGATTCTGCGTCCAGTTCGTCGGAGCAACGTAAAACATCGGAGTCCAGTGAAACTGACATGAATATCGATAGTGTACCATTACGGGACCGAATAGACGTACCTTCGGTATGTATCGCGCGGTCTGTGCATAAACCAACGGCGCACTGTAACGATCTAGAAAACGATGCACCTCGTAATAGCGAAAATACTGAAAATCTTGACGTCAGTTTTGTTTCACAGAACCGTGGCTCTTGTTCGCCCGCGGCGGAGACGGGCACTTTAAAAATGATCTCCGATTCAGAACTAACGGAGGAGATCAATGTATCGGAACATTCGTTGACAGCTTCCTTGAAGAGCGAAAAAATTGTTGAACGCGCGGaggaatttaaaagaaaatcaaACGATACCGATCATTTAAATACGACTCTCGAGAAGAATAAGTGTTTAAAAGAGGAACGATCGGAGGATAGAACCGTGGAAAAGAATGTCAGCGACGATGAAGGTAGCGCGATCAGCAATTCGGAAACGAGCAGCCCTGTCGAGACGAACGCGAACGTAGAACAACCGTTGACGAGTAAGGAGCATTCGGACGATAGTGTTGCGAATTCACGCGCAAAGAACGAGTCCGCTAACGGAAACGTATGTATCTCTGTGATAGAAACAAGCTCTAGTCAGGAGGTCGGTAGCAAAGATAACAAATGCGACAAATCTGGCGAGGACGAACGAAAAGTTCGATTGGGCTCGTCCACGCGTAGTAACGACAATAAATCTCCACCTCCTTCCGCGGATTGTTACGATTCTTGCGACTCCGCCGACTCTGATCTTAACGTAGAGGATAAAATCAAATTTCGAAAACCGGACACTGGATTGTACGGAGTGACCACGAGAAGCGGTAGAATAATCGCTGCGGACAATTCTGAAAGCAAAGACACGGACACGCAGGTATCGTTCAGCGAGAGAAAGCATCATCAAGGAAGCGATGTTCCAAGTTTGAGTAGCGCGCGCAAAGAATTGAGTAAGGTATCGGCGATAAAGAGACCGGATACACCAAGGCCTAGCATGGAACAAGGTAGAATCACGAGGTCGAGTGCGGGTCGTTCTTTCACGCCTCCACCGAGCAACAGCCCGACGAAATCTTGTTACAGAAAACGACCCGACACTCCTTTCCCGGAGTGTTTTAAATCCTCTCCCCGGCCGGTGACGAGGTCATCGACCACGACCACCGTGAATTCGCCGGTACGAAACGAGGAACAGAGCGCCGTGTCGTCGTACGAAAAACCTACCACTCGCAGCTCCAAGTCCTTGGACAACGGTTTCGTGAATCCTGCCCTTCCGTTTCGTAGAAGTAGTTCGATACCACCGATGAAACCGGTATCCGATGCGAAAGACCCTGGCAGTCTTGCCGTGACCAGGTCGAAAAGGGTCAGCGAGTCGTCGAGCGTGAACGTAAGCGCTTCGAAAAGACGACCGGACACGCCAGTTCCTACTTTTGAACAGATGTCAAGAGTCACTCGATCTGGTTTGAGTTTCACGGTGAATTCGGGAAAGTCGAGCTCGAATCACGTGACCCCGAGCAGGGGCGTGAAACAAGCTCGGAAATCGGACTCGTCTTGCGACTCGAAGACACAGGAATCGTCCCTCTCGGCCACGAACACGGATTCGAACGGAAACGCTGTCGCTTCGGAGGAGATCACGAAACCGGACAATTCGAGTTTCGTTGAAACGAACGAGAAGCCGCAGCGGACCGCCAAGGTGGTCGCGATTCTTACTCTGGATACCAGAAACAATCTCGCGAAAGCATCCGGTTCCGTTTACGGGAAGTCTTCGAACTGCAACGACGCGAAAAACGCCAAGAAGAGCGGCACCGACTCAAATTCCACCGCGCCCGACTCGCCGGGAAAGAATTGTTTGCTGCGGATTTCGGACGTGACTTCCAATTGTAAATTAGACGGATGGTGTGGTTCCGGAGTGGACGCCGGTTCCAGGGATCATCGTGTGGCCACCGGCGTGCTCTCGAACGTGGAAAGTACTTACACGAATTCCGGAAAAACGGGAAAAGCCTCGACGGCGGTGAACAAAAGCGCCGCGTCGTTCAACTCGAAACTTAAAACGGACAAAGTTCCGTTGCCTGTACAGTCGACGGTGATAGCGTTGGTCGATCTGGACAACGATCCTAATTACGACTCGTCCGACGGATCGAAGAGGTTAAGAAGAAAAATTAAACGTACGCGATTAACACAGGCGCAAGTAGTCGACACGTTGGACGACGAAGAGGAACAGATACCGCCGTCGAAGAGGTCTGTTCGTTCTCAGTTaccgcctcctcctcctcctccccctcctTCTTCGCAGACGGCGGCTCAATTGGAAAAGATAAGTAGCGGCACCGTGTCTTGA